In a genomic window of Tripterygium wilfordii isolate XIE 37 chromosome 8, ASM1340144v1, whole genome shotgun sequence:
- the LOC120003552 gene encoding receptor-like protein Cf-9 homolog, producing the protein MDLGGVLPGTRELCGGPSVACCDGSVLENCVTTLVGLYVIASYVLNTYEYVLLGMNDDFGLFWPEALVAACGCTQVLPISHVSGTGRDKLVSKPGWLCLGLRKACGFWLGYADRRPGDGAALAEPPWEVRRTAALRVETERRVDLAVVKVTITTTNTSPPLVPIIASFISKTSFTIPNSNRSLQLCSHYDRLALIEFNNTFSLYNLVHDDCTTSYPKTKSWRKGKNCCSWDASSDFHTSKNSILLRTLYILLSFLPNLLPKKVLLLPNLQLLYLRDLSIDLPMSNWSTPLRHLQLSLLDSTRELSFPESICNLTSLQIPSSISNLTELEFLSLPENQLYNQFTGGIKDFQSKSLRKIIVSNNKLQGPIPSSIFDLTTSLEIIDMSNNKLQGPIPSSVFCQINLTRLFMSSNNLTSVVGVDEFLKLKNSKKLDLSSNSLSLLNTKANHKNTVLHNLQEIPVPPFKLEFFLISANNLTGKIPTSFCNMYKIKLLDISKNALSGIIPECIESLTNSLELLHLQNNSFHGKIPSMARFCHLGSLNINDNQFEGPLPRSLATCKDLEILNLGNNMINETFPHWLQTLPKLQLLVLKSNQFRGPILDYKAIDLSNNKFEGEVSEVIGNLSFLKGLNFSHNLLSGHIPSSMGNLIELEWLDFSCNMLGKQFNTFDSNSYKGNSGLCRFPLSKTYGDDGASPQSQPLPGEEDDSGSGFDWKIIMMGYSCGLVLGLYMGYIVFITGKPQWLVRLVEGS; encoded by the exons ATGGATCTCGGTGGAGTTTTG CCAGGTACTAGAGAACTATGCGGCGGCCCTAGTGTGGCTTGTTGTGATGGCTCGGTACTAGAGAACTGTGTGACGACTCTAGTGGGGCTTTATGTGATTGCTAG TTATGTATTGAATACATACGAGTACGTATTGTTagggatgaatgatgattttggattGTTTTGGCCTGAGGCCTtg GTGGCAGCATGTGGATGCACACAAGTGTTGCCAATAAGTCATGTTTCGGGGACGGGGCGTGAcaagttggtatcgaagccaggtTGGCTCTGTTTGGGGCTCCGTAAAGCTTGTGGATTTTGGCTTGGCTATGCCGATCGGAGACCA GGCGACGGAGCAGCTTTGGCAGAGCCACCTTGGGAGGTGAGGCGCACCGCAGCGCTACGAGTTGAGACAGAGCGAAGAGTGGATCTGGCGGTAGTGAAGGTGACCATTACGACAACAAATACA TCTCCTCCACTTGTTCCGATAATTGCATCATTCATCTCTAAAACTTCATTTACTATACCAAATT CCAACAGGTCGCTGCAGCTGTGCTCCCATTATGACAGACTTGCCTTGATCGAATTCAATAACACCTTTTCATTATACAATCTTGTTCATGACGATTGTACGACTTCTTATCCAAAGACAAAGTCATGGAGGAAAGGAAAGAATTGTTGTTCTTGGGATG CCTCTTCCGACTTTCACACCTCCAAAAACTCAATCTTGCTTAGAACTCTTTATATCCTTCTGAGTTTCCTTCCAAATTTG TTACCAAAGAAGGTTCTCCTCCTACCAAACCTCCAGTTATTGTATTTAAGAGACTTGAGTATTGATTTGCCAATGTCTAATTGGAGCACACCTCTGAGGCACCTACAACTTTCTTTATTAGATTCCACGAGAGAGCTTTCATTTCCTGAATCAATATGCAATCTGACATCCTTGca GATACCATCTTCAATTTCAAACCTCACAGAACTTGAATTCTTATCTCTTCCTGAAAATCAACTG TATAACCAGTTCACTGGAGGAATCAAAGACTTTCAATCCAAATCATTGAGGAAAATCATTGTGAGTAATAATAAACTACAAGGTCCTATTCCAAGCTCAATCTTTGATCTCACTACATCATTAGAGATAATTGATATGAGTAATAATAAGCTGCAAGGTCCTATTCCCAGTTCTGTCTTTTGTCAAATTAACCTTACCAGACTTTTTATGTCATCAAATAACTTGACTAGTGTGGTTGGGGTAGACGAGTTCTTGAAGCTCAAAAATTCTAAAAAGCTTGACCTCTCATCTAATAGTCTCTCACTGTTGAACACCAAAGCAAACCACAAAAACACTGTGTTGCACAATCTACAAGAG ATACCAGTTCCACCATTTAAATTGGAATTCTTCCTAATCTCTGCCAATAATTTGACTGGAAAGATTCCTACTTCATTTTGCAATATGTATAAGATCAAGCTCCTTGATATTTCGAAAAATGCTTTGTCCGGTATTATTCCCGAGTGCATTGAAAGCTTAACCAACAGTCTTGAACTTCTACATCTACAAAATaattcatttcatggaaaaattCCAAGCATGGCGAGATTCTGTCACTTGGGGAGTCTCAACATCAATGACAATCAATTCGAAGGGCCTTTACCAAGATCTCTTGCAACTTGCAAAGATTTGGAAATTTTGAATCTTGGGAACAACATGATAAACGAGACATTCCCTCACTGGTTGCAAACTCTCCCAAAATTGCAACTTCTTGTTTTAAAATCCAATCAATTTCGTGGTCCAATTCTTGATTATAAGGCCATTGATTTGTCTAATAACAAATTTGAAGGAGAAGTTTCGGAAGTCATTGGGAATCTTTCTTTCCTCAAAGGCCTCAACTTTTCACACAACCTCCTCAGTGGCCACATTCCATCGTCAATGGGAAATTTGATAGAGCTTGAATGGTTAGACTTTTCCTGCAACATGCTC GGCAAGCAGTTCAACACCTTTGATAGTAATTCCTACAAAGGGAACTCAGGGTTGTGTAGATTTCCATTATCAAAAACTTATGGCGATGATGGTGCTTCACCACAATCACAACCATTGCCTGGTGAAGAGGATGATTCTGGAAGTGGATTTGATTGGAAGATCATAATGATGGGTTACAGTTGTGGATTGGTTTTGGGATTGTATATGGGATATATCGTGTTCATAACAGGAAAACCACAATGGTTAGTGAGGCTTGTTGAAGGAAGCTGA
- the LOC120003288 gene encoding probable sphingolipid transporter spinster homolog 2 isoform X1 translates to MASNSVPMSAPSPSWFTPKRLLVIFCVISLITYVDRGAIASNGVNGSRGTCTESGTCTSGSGIQGEFNLNNFEDGLLSSAFMVGLLVASPVFASLAKCINPFRLIGIGLSVWTLAVIGCACSINFWSISICRMFVGVGEASFISLAAPFIDDNAPVSQKTAWLAIFSMCIPTGYALGYIYGGLVGSHFNWRYAFWGEAILMLPFAILGFVMKPLQLKGFGPAESRQAQTFPETGSGPAESRQVQTFPETGILRVQDTEVSIGKSSTAAVKEDINDKFSDKYSKSNCTFIDLNIISRLVEDIKVLLLDKVYVVNLLGYIAYNFVLGAYSYWGPKAGYAIYKMSDADLIFGGLTVVCGIVGTVAGGCILDFMTSTISNAFKLLSVATFVGGIFCFTAFCFKSMYWFLVLFAIGELLIFATGGPVSYVCLHCVEPRMRPLSMAVTTVSIHIFGDVPSPPLVGVLEDYVNSWRETALILTSILVLAAGIWFIGIFLHSVDKSYEDTEHQVIGMDSSITAPLLGCNITEGTATSQGP, encoded by the exons ATGGCGAGCAACTCAGTCCCAATGTCAGCTCCGTCGCCTTCGTGGTTCACTCCAAAAAG GCTACTTGTCATCTTTTGTGTTATCAGCTTGATTACTTATGTGGATCGAGGTGCAATAGCAAGCAATGGTGTTAATGGGAGTCGAGGAACGTGCACAGAGAGTGGTACATGCACTTCTGGAAGCGGAATCCA GGGAGAGTTCAATTTAAACAATTTTGAAGATGGACTTCTATCATCTGCTTTCATGGTTGGACTGCTTGTGGCTTCTCCAGTTTTTGCATCATTAGCAAAGTG CATTAATCCCTTTAGGCTTATTGGAATTGGATTATCCGTTTGGACTTTGGCTGTAATTGGCTgtgcttgttcaattaatttctGGTCCATCTCAATCTGCCGTAT GTTTGTTGGCGTTGGTGAGGCTTCTTTTATAAGTCTCGCAGCACCATTTATTGATGATAATGCCCCTGTTTCTCag AAAACAGCGTGGCTTGCAATATTTTCAATGTGTATACCAACTGGATATGCTCTTGGCTACATATATGGTGGATTG GTTGGAAGCCATTTTAATTGGCGATATGCATTCTGGGGGGAGGCGATTTTGATGCTTCCATTTgcaatattgggttttgttATGAAGCCTTTGCAGTTGAAAG GTTTTGGTCCTGCTGAATCAAGACAAGCACAAACATTTCCAGAAACAGGTTCTGGTCCTGCTGAATCAAGACAAGTACAAACATTCCCAGAAACAGGGATCTTAAGAGTTCAAG ATACAGAAGTTTCGATTGGTAAAAGTAGCACAGCGGCTGTGAAGGAAGACATCAATGATAAATTTTCAGATAAATATTCCAA GTCAAATTGCACATTTATAGATTTGAATATAATCTCAAGATTAGTGGAAGACATTAAAGTGCTTCTGCTGGATAAGGTTTATGTTGTGAATCTTCTTG GTTATATCGCATATAACTTTGTTCTTGGTGCATATTCATATTGGGGACCCAAGGCCGGTTATGCTATTTATAAAATG AGTGATGCAGACTTAATATTTGGAGGACTTACAGTTGTGTGTGGCATAGTGGGCACAGTAGCTGGAGGCTGTATTCTAGATTTCATGACGTCTACAATTTCTAATGCTTTTAAG cTTCTTTCGGTGGCAACATTTGTTGGTGGAATATTTTGCTTCACTGCCTTCTGTTTTAAGAGCATGTACTGGTTCCTGGTCCTTTTTGCAATTGGTGAACTACTTATCTTTGCCACTGGG GGTCCAGTAAGTTACGTATGTCTTCACTGTGTTGAACCAAGAATGAGACCACTATCCATGGCTGTCACAACTGtttcaattcacatctttggtgATGTGCCTTCCCCGCCACTTGTTGGAGTTTTGGAG GACTACGTTAACAGCTGGAGGGAGACTGCTCTCATTTTAACATCTATTCTGGTTTTAGCAGCCGGAATTTGGTTCATAG GAATATTTCTGCACAGTGTGGATAAATCTTACGAGGACACCGAGCATCAAGTCATCGGAATGGACAGCTCAATCACAGCACCTTTACTCGGATGTAACATAACGGAAGGAACGGCAACTTCCCAGGGACCATGA
- the LOC120003288 gene encoding probable sphingolipid transporter spinster homolog 2 isoform X2, with protein sequence MASNSVPMSAPSPSWFTPKRLLVIFCVISLITYVDRGAIASNGVNGSRGTCTESGTCTSGSGIQGEFNLNNFEDGLLSSAFMVGLLVASPVFASLAKCINPFRLIGIGLSVWTLAVIGCACSINFWSISICRMFVGVGEASFISLAAPFIDDNAPVSQKTAWLAIFSMCIPTGYALGYIYGGLVGSHFNWRYAFWGEAILMLPFAILGFVMKPLQLKGFGPAESRQAQTFPETGSGPAESRQVQTFPETGILRVQEVSIGKSSTAAVKEDINDKFSDKYSKSNCTFIDLNIISRLVEDIKVLLLDKVYVVNLLGYIAYNFVLGAYSYWGPKAGYAIYKMSDADLIFGGLTVVCGIVGTVAGGCILDFMTSTISNAFKLLSVATFVGGIFCFTAFCFKSMYWFLVLFAIGELLIFATGGPVSYVCLHCVEPRMRPLSMAVTTVSIHIFGDVPSPPLVGVLEDYVNSWRETALILTSILVLAAGIWFIGIFLHSVDKSYEDTEHQVIGMDSSITAPLLGCNITEGTATSQGP encoded by the exons ATGGCGAGCAACTCAGTCCCAATGTCAGCTCCGTCGCCTTCGTGGTTCACTCCAAAAAG GCTACTTGTCATCTTTTGTGTTATCAGCTTGATTACTTATGTGGATCGAGGTGCAATAGCAAGCAATGGTGTTAATGGGAGTCGAGGAACGTGCACAGAGAGTGGTACATGCACTTCTGGAAGCGGAATCCA GGGAGAGTTCAATTTAAACAATTTTGAAGATGGACTTCTATCATCTGCTTTCATGGTTGGACTGCTTGTGGCTTCTCCAGTTTTTGCATCATTAGCAAAGTG CATTAATCCCTTTAGGCTTATTGGAATTGGATTATCCGTTTGGACTTTGGCTGTAATTGGCTgtgcttgttcaattaatttctGGTCCATCTCAATCTGCCGTAT GTTTGTTGGCGTTGGTGAGGCTTCTTTTATAAGTCTCGCAGCACCATTTATTGATGATAATGCCCCTGTTTCTCag AAAACAGCGTGGCTTGCAATATTTTCAATGTGTATACCAACTGGATATGCTCTTGGCTACATATATGGTGGATTG GTTGGAAGCCATTTTAATTGGCGATATGCATTCTGGGGGGAGGCGATTTTGATGCTTCCATTTgcaatattgggttttgttATGAAGCCTTTGCAGTTGAAAG GTTTTGGTCCTGCTGAATCAAGACAAGCACAAACATTTCCAGAAACAGGTTCTGGTCCTGCTGAATCAAGACAAGTACAAACATTCCCAGAAACAGGGATCTTAAGAGTTCAAG AAGTTTCGATTGGTAAAAGTAGCACAGCGGCTGTGAAGGAAGACATCAATGATAAATTTTCAGATAAATATTCCAA GTCAAATTGCACATTTATAGATTTGAATATAATCTCAAGATTAGTGGAAGACATTAAAGTGCTTCTGCTGGATAAGGTTTATGTTGTGAATCTTCTTG GTTATATCGCATATAACTTTGTTCTTGGTGCATATTCATATTGGGGACCCAAGGCCGGTTATGCTATTTATAAAATG AGTGATGCAGACTTAATATTTGGAGGACTTACAGTTGTGTGTGGCATAGTGGGCACAGTAGCTGGAGGCTGTATTCTAGATTTCATGACGTCTACAATTTCTAATGCTTTTAAG cTTCTTTCGGTGGCAACATTTGTTGGTGGAATATTTTGCTTCACTGCCTTCTGTTTTAAGAGCATGTACTGGTTCCTGGTCCTTTTTGCAATTGGTGAACTACTTATCTTTGCCACTGGG GGTCCAGTAAGTTACGTATGTCTTCACTGTGTTGAACCAAGAATGAGACCACTATCCATGGCTGTCACAACTGtttcaattcacatctttggtgATGTGCCTTCCCCGCCACTTGTTGGAGTTTTGGAG GACTACGTTAACAGCTGGAGGGAGACTGCTCTCATTTTAACATCTATTCTGGTTTTAGCAGCCGGAATTTGGTTCATAG GAATATTTCTGCACAGTGTGGATAAATCTTACGAGGACACCGAGCATCAAGTCATCGGAATGGACAGCTCAATCACAGCACCTTTACTCGGATGTAACATAACGGAAGGAACGGCAACTTCCCAGGGACCATGA